A region from the Streptomyces lydicus genome encodes:
- a CDS encoding class I SAM-dependent methyltransferase, with amino-acid sequence MSQGNEYLLDNQQAEAGTRFDALAALFDASTFRHFETVGVEEGWRCWEVGAGGPTVAAWLAERTGPRGRVLATDIDVSWAGTAAAQGVEVLRHDVALDEPPAGPFDLIHARLVLVHVADRDAALRTLVRALRPGGWLLIEDADPALQPLICPDAYGPEQELANRLRGGFRELLRQRGADLAYGRKLPRLLREAGLADVEADAYFPIASPACDALEAATVHQVRDKLTAAGLATDDEIEQHLANIAAGRLDLATSPMISAWGRRPSEGSPGLD; translated from the coding sequence ATGAGCCAGGGCAACGAGTACCTTCTGGACAACCAGCAGGCCGAGGCGGGGACCCGCTTCGACGCGCTGGCCGCGCTCTTCGACGCCTCGACGTTCCGGCACTTCGAGACGGTCGGGGTCGAGGAGGGGTGGCGGTGCTGGGAGGTCGGTGCCGGCGGGCCGACCGTCGCCGCGTGGCTCGCCGAGCGCACCGGGCCCCGCGGGCGCGTGCTCGCCACCGATATCGATGTGTCCTGGGCCGGAACGGCCGCGGCCCAGGGAGTCGAAGTGCTCCGCCACGACGTCGCCCTCGACGAGCCCCCGGCCGGTCCCTTCGACCTGATCCACGCCCGACTCGTCCTCGTCCATGTCGCCGACCGCGATGCCGCGCTGCGCACCCTGGTCCGGGCGCTGCGTCCCGGCGGTTGGCTGCTGATCGAGGACGCCGACCCCGCGCTCCAGCCGCTGATCTGCCCCGACGCGTACGGCCCCGAGCAGGAGCTCGCCAACCGGCTGCGCGGCGGCTTCCGTGAGCTGCTGCGGCAGCGCGGTGCCGACCTCGCCTACGGGCGGAAGCTGCCGCGGCTGCTGCGCGAGGCCGGCCTCGCCGATGTCGAGGCCGACGCCTACTTCCCGATCGCCTCGCCCGCGTGCGACGCCCTCGAAGCGGCCACGGTCCACCAGGTGCGCGACAAGCTCACCGCCGCGGGCCTCGCCACCGACGACGAGATCGAGCAGCACCTCGCCAACATCGCGGCAGGACGCCTCGACCTCGCCACCTCACCGATGATCTCGGCCTGGGGCCGCCGGCCCTCGGAAGGCAGCCCCGGCCTCGACTAG
- a CDS encoding putative bifunctional diguanylate cyclase/phosphodiesterase, translating into MKPTDSAAPASRLRRLVVPALPATIVLVAGLALATGVIITLGKGDALFPGAAIGWSLAILTGVIVGHLVALGRDRWWGGTGSGAALSLAVLLLYGWVPATLVSLSVVVLVGAARRHRWRQAVVHGAVDILGIGAAALGLAAFGVISSVRHPWAPAAWNLAVLPEVVVTAAGYLFVSRGLLWLSLAPRTGQLPAIPRTAVLRQALVGIALLGISPLIAVCALYAPLLLPLFAVPLIALDSTLWIARARAEEQLRDPLTGLPNRQWLLERTWTALDDAERVGSRSALVLIDLDRFRSVNDTLGHLAGDRLLLQIADRLRHALPRGAEAARLGGDEFAVLLPTTDSLTSSQRVARSLVAALGSPLDLDGLTLVLEASAGVAVFPDHALDAEGLLRRADVAMYQAKRDRSGVELYEAKRDGNTPDRLGLLGDLRRALDAGDVELHYQPKVGFDGHVAGLEALVRWVHPDRGRVPPDEFIAIAESSGLMPRLTEYVLETALAQVARWRAMGLEVPVAVNVSPRDVHSPGFAGAVAARLARHRVPPGALQLEITEHVLLEDPQRAADTLAGLTAHGVKMSLDDFGTGYSSLVHLRRLPVSELKIDRSFVARLAVDNEDAEIVRCTLDLAHSLGLLVVAEGVEDDETWERLRDLGCDAVQGWLVAAAMPPDETTAWLRARGERGWQRASEKAALAAEKAAERPSGQVLN; encoded by the coding sequence ATGAAACCGACCGACAGCGCCGCTCCGGCGTCGCGGCTCCGGCGGCTCGTCGTGCCCGCGCTGCCCGCGACCATCGTCCTCGTGGCGGGCCTCGCGCTCGCCACGGGCGTCATCATCACCCTCGGCAAAGGTGACGCGCTGTTCCCCGGCGCCGCCATAGGCTGGTCGCTGGCGATCCTCACCGGCGTCATCGTCGGCCATCTGGTCGCCCTCGGCCGGGACCGCTGGTGGGGCGGCACGGGCTCCGGCGCCGCCCTGTCCCTGGCCGTCCTGCTGCTCTACGGCTGGGTGCCCGCCACCCTCGTCAGCCTCTCCGTCGTCGTCCTGGTCGGCGCCGCCCGGCGGCACCGCTGGCGACAGGCCGTGGTGCACGGCGCCGTGGACATCCTCGGCATCGGCGCCGCGGCGCTCGGCCTCGCCGCGTTCGGCGTGATCTCCAGCGTCCGCCACCCCTGGGCCCCGGCGGCCTGGAACCTCGCCGTCCTCCCCGAAGTCGTCGTCACCGCCGCCGGCTACCTCTTCGTCAGCCGCGGCCTCCTGTGGCTCAGCCTCGCCCCGCGCACCGGCCAGCTGCCCGCCATCCCCCGAACGGCCGTACTGCGCCAGGCACTCGTCGGCATCGCCCTGCTCGGCATCTCCCCGCTGATCGCCGTCTGCGCCCTCTACGCCCCGCTGCTGCTGCCGCTGTTCGCGGTCCCGCTCATCGCGCTGGACTCCACCCTCTGGATAGCCCGCGCCCGCGCCGAGGAGCAGTTGCGCGACCCGCTCACCGGCCTGCCCAACCGCCAGTGGCTGCTGGAGCGCACCTGGACCGCGCTGGACGATGCCGAGCGCGTCGGCTCCCGCTCGGCGCTGGTCCTCATCGACCTGGACCGCTTCCGCTCCGTCAACGACACCCTCGGCCACCTGGCCGGCGACCGCCTGCTGCTGCAGATCGCCGACCGTCTGCGGCATGCCCTGCCGCGCGGCGCCGAGGCGGCCCGGCTCGGCGGCGACGAGTTCGCCGTCCTGCTGCCCACCACCGACTCCCTCACCAGCTCCCAGCGGGTGGCCCGCTCTCTCGTCGCCGCCCTCGGCTCCCCGCTGGACCTCGACGGACTGACCCTCGTGCTCGAAGCCAGCGCGGGGGTCGCCGTCTTCCCCGACCACGCCCTCGACGCCGAAGGGCTGCTGCGCCGCGCCGACGTGGCCATGTACCAGGCCAAGCGCGACCGCAGCGGGGTCGAGCTCTACGAGGCCAAGCGGGACGGCAACACCCCCGACCGCCTAGGCCTGTTGGGAGATCTGCGCCGCGCCCTGGACGCCGGCGACGTCGAGCTGCACTACCAGCCCAAGGTCGGCTTCGACGGGCATGTCGCCGGGCTGGAGGCGCTGGTCCGCTGGGTGCATCCGGACCGCGGCCGGGTGCCACCCGACGAATTCATCGCCATCGCCGAGTCCTCCGGGCTGATGCCCCGGCTGACGGAGTACGTCCTCGAAACGGCGCTCGCCCAGGTGGCGCGCTGGCGCGCGATGGGCCTGGAGGTGCCGGTCGCGGTCAATGTCTCCCCGCGCGATGTGCACTCCCCGGGCTTCGCCGGGGCGGTCGCCGCCCGGCTCGCCCGGCATCGCGTCCCACCCGGCGCCCTCCAACTGGAGATCACCGAACATGTCCTGCTGGAGGATCCGCAGCGGGCCGCCGACACCCTCGCCGGGCTCACCGCGCACGGCGTGAAGATGTCGCTCGACGACTTCGGCACCGGCTACTCCTCCCTCGTCCATCTACGGCGGCTCCCGGTGAGCGAGCTGAAGATCGACCGCTCCTTCGTGGCCCGGCTCGCCGTCGACAACGAGGACGCCGAGATCGTCCGCTGCACCCTCGACCTCGCCCACTCCCTCGGCCTCCTGGTCGTCGCCGAGGGCGTCGAGGACGACGAGACCTGGGAGCGGCTGCGCGATCTGGGCTGTGATGCCGTACAGGGCTGGCTGGTGGCCGCCGCGATGCCACCGGACGAGACCACGGCATGGCTGAGAGCCCGCGGCGAGCGTGGCTGGCAGCGTGCATCGGAGAAGGCCGCCCTGGCGGCGGAGAAGGCCGCCGAGCGCCCTTCGGGACAGGTCTTGAACTGA
- the gatA gene encoding Asp-tRNA(Asn)/Glu-tRNA(Gln) amidotransferase subunit GatA, producing MADLIKLTAAQIAAKIAAGEVTAVEVTEAHLARIEAVDEKVHAFLHVDREGALAQARAVDEKHARGEKLGPLAGVPLALKDIFTTEGVPTTVGSKILEGWLPPYDATLTKKLKAADVVILGKTNMDEFAMGSSTENSAYGPTGNPWDLTKIPGGSGGGSSAALASYEAPLAIGTDTGGSIRQPASVTGTVGVKPTYGGVSRYGMVAFSSSLDQGGPCARTVLDAALLHEVIAGHDPLDSTSIDAPVPPVVEAARNGSVEGMRVGVVKQFRGEGYQAGVIQRFDESVALLKELGAEIVELDCPSFDLALSAYYLIAPSECSSNLARFDAMRYGLRVGDDGSKSAEDVTALTREAGFGAEVKRRIILGTYALSSGYYDAYYGSAQKVRTLITRDFEKAFEQVDVIVSPTTPTTAFPIGERADDPMAMYLADLCTIPTNLAGNAAMSLPCGLAPEDGMPVGLQIIAPAMADDRLYKVGAAVEAAFTGKWGHPLLEEAPAL from the coding sequence ATGGCAGACCTGATCAAGCTCACCGCCGCCCAGATCGCGGCGAAGATCGCCGCCGGCGAGGTCACCGCCGTCGAGGTGACCGAGGCCCACCTGGCGCGCATCGAGGCCGTCGACGAGAAGGTGCACGCCTTCCTGCACGTCGACCGCGAGGGCGCGCTCGCCCAGGCCCGCGCCGTCGACGAGAAGCACGCCCGCGGCGAGAAGCTCGGCCCGCTGGCCGGTGTCCCGCTCGCGCTCAAGGACATCTTCACGACGGAGGGCGTTCCCACCACCGTCGGCTCGAAGATCCTCGAAGGCTGGCTCCCGCCGTACGACGCGACGCTGACCAAGAAGCTCAAGGCCGCCGACGTCGTCATCCTCGGCAAGACCAACATGGACGAGTTCGCCATGGGGTCGTCGACGGAGAACAGCGCCTACGGCCCGACCGGCAACCCCTGGGACCTCACCAAGATCCCCGGCGGCTCCGGCGGCGGCTCCAGCGCCGCCCTCGCCTCCTACGAGGCCCCGCTCGCCATCGGCACGGACACCGGCGGCTCCATCCGCCAGCCCGCGTCCGTCACCGGCACGGTCGGCGTCAAGCCCACCTACGGCGGCGTCTCCCGCTACGGCATGGTGGCGTTCTCCAGCTCCCTGGACCAGGGCGGCCCCTGTGCCCGTACGGTCCTGGACGCGGCGCTGCTCCACGAGGTCATCGCCGGCCACGACCCGCTGGACTCCACCTCCATCGACGCGCCGGTCCCGCCGGTCGTCGAGGCGGCCCGCAACGGCAGTGTCGAGGGCATGCGCGTCGGCGTCGTCAAGCAGTTCCGCGGCGAGGGCTACCAGGCCGGTGTCATCCAGCGCTTCGACGAGTCCGTGGCGCTGCTGAAGGAGCTGGGCGCCGAGATCGTCGAGCTGGACTGTCCGTCCTTCGACCTGGCGCTGTCCGCGTACTACCTGATCGCGCCCTCGGAGTGCTCCTCCAACCTGGCCCGCTTCGACGCCATGCGCTACGGCCTGCGGGTCGGCGACGACGGCAGCAAGTCCGCCGAGGACGTCACGGCCCTGACCCGTGAGGCCGGCTTCGGCGCCGAGGTCAAGCGCCGGATCATTCTCGGCACGTACGCGCTCAGCTCCGGCTACTACGACGCGTACTACGGCTCCGCCCAGAAGGTGCGGACGCTGATCACCCGCGACTTCGAGAAGGCCTTCGAGCAGGTCGACGTGATCGTTTCGCCGACCACGCCGACCACCGCCTTCCCGATCGGCGAGCGCGCCGACGACCCGATGGCGATGTACCTCGCCGACCTGTGCACGATCCCCACCAACCTGGCGGGCAACGCGGCGATGTCGCTGCCCTGCGGCCTGGCGCCCGAGGACGGGATGCCGGTGGGCCTGCAGATCATCGCGCCTGCCATGGCCGACGACCGGCTCTACAAGGTCGGTGCCGCGGTCGAGGCCGCGTTCACCGGCAAGTGGGGTCACCCGCTGCTAGAGGAGGCACCTGCACTGTGA
- the gatC gene encoding Asp-tRNA(Asn)/Glu-tRNA(Gln) amidotransferase subunit GatC yields the protein MPGITREEVAHLARLARLELKAEELDHFAGQLDDIIGAVARVSEVADQDVPPTSHPLPLTNVMRPDEVRPSLTPEQALSGAPAQEQQRFKVPQILGEE from the coding sequence ATGCCTGGCATCACGCGCGAGGAGGTCGCCCACCTCGCCCGGCTGGCACGTCTGGAGCTGAAGGCAGAAGAGCTCGACCACTTCGCCGGACAGCTCGACGACATCATCGGCGCGGTCGCCCGCGTCTCCGAGGTCGCCGACCAAGACGTACCGCCGACCTCCCACCCGCTGCCCCTGACCAACGTCATGCGGCCGGACGAGGTCCGTCCGTCGCTGACCCCCGAGCAGGCGCTCTCCGGCGCCCCGGCCCAGGAGCAGCAGCGTTTCAAGGTGCCGCAGATCCTGGGTGAGGAGTGA